A region from the Halosolutus gelatinilyticus genome encodes:
- a CDS encoding HAD family hydrolase, giving the protein MTVDVDAVCFDLDDTLCTYTQSSADVLSQAFERVGVVRLWTVDDYHARYRDYLDESAHVDDLRRRCFADLAVAAGADRETGLAVADEYSAVRDQNAVDLLPGAREVVETLGDRHRLGLVTNGAPEMQREKLAAIGLSDSFDAVVYAGYDAAAKPASEPFEVALDALGSAPDRAAHVGNSLSSDVAGARAAGLRSIWVPFGDDCPETPDPAPDHTLGSIADLATPP; this is encoded by the coding sequence GTGACTGTGGACGTCGACGCGGTCTGTTTCGATTTGGACGACACCCTCTGTACGTACACCCAGTCGAGCGCGGACGTTCTCTCGCAAGCGTTCGAGCGCGTCGGCGTCGTGCGCCTGTGGACTGTCGACGACTACCACGCGCGATACCGGGACTACCTCGACGAGAGCGCGCACGTCGACGACCTCCGTCGCCGGTGTTTCGCGGATCTGGCCGTCGCCGCCGGCGCAGATCGCGAAACGGGGCTGGCCGTCGCCGACGAGTACAGCGCGGTCCGCGACCAGAACGCCGTCGATCTCCTCCCCGGCGCGCGCGAGGTCGTCGAGACCCTCGGCGATCGGCATCGTCTCGGACTCGTCACTAACGGCGCGCCCGAGATGCAGCGGGAGAAACTCGCCGCGATCGGGCTGAGCGACTCGTTCGACGCGGTGGTCTACGCGGGGTACGACGCGGCGGCGAAGCCGGCATCCGAACCGTTCGAGGTCGCGCTCGACGCGCTCGGATCGGCGCCCGATCGGGCGGCCCACGTCGGAAACTCGTTGTCCTCCGACGTGGCCGGTGCGCGGGCTGCAGGGCTACGATCGATCTGGGTTCCGTTCGGTGACGACTGCCCCGAAACGCCGGATCCAGCGCCGGATCACACGCTTGGCTCGATCGCCGACCTCGCGACGCCGCCGTAG
- a CDS encoding GTPBP1 family GTP-binding protein, with amino-acid sequence MSRDRALLERALERGEQDGGNVEFKERLLRDIHLEGGRRESLAAQLRHRLLSGDGEATYVLGVTDDGGLAGVDPDTFSETMDVLSLLAEEADAHIDDVQTWGIGDGLVGLASIRDGAVLETDDEHVVIGTAGHVDHGKSTLVGSLVTGKPDDGDGATRAYLDVQPHEVERGLSADLSYAVYGFDDDGPVRVRNPNRKSDRAEVVEEADRLVSFVDTVGHEPWLRTTIRGLVGQKLDYGLLVVAADDGPTRTTREHLGVLLATDLPTIVAITKTDAVDDERVEEVEREVERVLRDVDKSPLRIARHGVDAAVEEISERVVPIVETSALTMNGLDALDELFDRLPKTSQDTGEFRMYVDRSYSVTGVGAVASGTVMAGEVEAGDELLIGPMPDGRFQDVEVRSIEMHYHQVDKARAGRIVGIALKGIKESAIERGMVLLPGDADPDPVREFEAEVMVLNHPTRIGDGYEPVVHLETIGEAAAFYPEDGRLLPGDTGETTVRFKFRPYLVEEGQKFVFREGRSKGVGTVTDVTPSR; translated from the coding sequence ATGAGCCGTGACCGGGCCCTCCTCGAGCGGGCCCTGGAACGTGGCGAACAGGACGGTGGCAACGTCGAGTTCAAGGAACGCCTTCTACGGGACATACACCTCGAGGGTGGACGTCGGGAGAGTCTGGCAGCGCAGTTACGACACCGCCTCCTCTCCGGCGATGGCGAGGCGACGTACGTCCTCGGCGTGACGGACGACGGCGGACTCGCCGGCGTGGACCCGGACACGTTCTCCGAGACGATGGACGTCCTCTCGCTGCTCGCGGAGGAAGCCGACGCCCACATCGACGACGTCCAGACCTGGGGCATCGGCGACGGACTGGTCGGGCTCGCCTCGATCCGCGACGGCGCGGTCCTCGAGACCGACGACGAGCACGTCGTCATCGGTACGGCGGGCCACGTCGACCACGGAAAGAGCACGCTCGTCGGCTCGCTCGTCACCGGCAAACCCGACGACGGCGACGGCGCGACGCGCGCGTACCTCGACGTCCAGCCCCACGAGGTCGAGCGCGGCCTCTCGGCGGACCTCTCCTACGCCGTCTACGGCTTCGACGACGACGGCCCCGTTCGCGTGCGGAACCCGAACCGGAAGAGCGATCGCGCCGAGGTCGTCGAGGAGGCCGATCGACTCGTCTCGTTCGTCGACACCGTCGGCCACGAGCCGTGGCTCCGGACCACCATCCGCGGCCTCGTCGGCCAGAAACTCGACTACGGCCTGCTGGTCGTCGCCGCCGACGACGGCCCGACGCGGACGACCCGCGAACACCTCGGCGTGTTGCTCGCGACCGATCTCCCGACGATCGTCGCGATCACGAAAACCGACGCCGTCGACGACGAGCGCGTCGAGGAGGTCGAACGCGAGGTCGAACGCGTCCTGCGCGACGTCGACAAGTCGCCGCTGCGGATCGCCCGCCACGGCGTCGACGCCGCCGTCGAGGAGATCAGCGAGCGCGTCGTCCCGATCGTCGAAACCAGCGCGCTCACGATGAATGGCCTCGACGCGCTGGACGAGCTGTTCGATCGCCTCCCCAAGACCTCCCAGGACACCGGCGAGTTCCGGATGTACGTCGATCGGAGCTACTCCGTCACCGGCGTCGGCGCGGTCGCCTCCGGCACCGTCATGGCCGGCGAGGTCGAGGCGGGCGACGAACTCCTTATCGGACCGATGCCCGACGGCCGCTTCCAGGACGTCGAGGTCCGCTCGATCGAGATGCACTACCACCAGGTCGACAAGGCGCGCGCGGGCCGGATCGTCGGCATCGCGCTCAAGGGGATCAAGGAGAGCGCGATCGAGCGCGGGATGGTGTTGCTCCCCGGCGACGCCGACCCCGATCCAGTCCGGGAGTTCGAAGCCGAGGTGATGGTGCTCAACCACCCCACCCGGATCGGCGACGGCTACGAACCCGTCGTCCACCTGGAGACGATCGGCGAGGCCGCGGCCTTCTACCCCGAAGACGGGCGCCTGCTGCCCGGCGACACTGGGGAGACTACCGTCCGGTTCAAGTTTCGCCCGTACCTCGTCGAGGAGGGCCAGAAGTTCGTCTTCCGCGAGGGCCGCAGCAAGGGCGTCGGGACCGTGACCGACGTCACGCCGAGTCGGTGA
- the pyrF gene encoding orotidine-5'-phosphate decarboxylase gives MNFFDRLHDRIRTVDSVVSVGLDPDPSRIPEHLREYDLPRWAFNRRIIDATHEHAAVYKPNAAFYEDPDGWRALEETIAYAHGKGVPVLLDAKRADIGNTTRQYARALERVDAITVNPYMGRDSLQPFLADEESGVFVLCRTSNPGGADLQGLELSSGERVYERVAALADLWNENDNVGLVVGATQPEELEALREQVPDLPFLVPGVGAQGGDAEAAIEYGLADGVGLVNSSRGIIFAGENSEAKGASGSRAGGPRDQGEEFAKASGQAAKRLKARLNRYRD, from the coding sequence ATGAACTTCTTCGATCGACTGCACGACCGCATTCGAACGGTCGACAGCGTGGTGAGCGTCGGCCTCGATCCGGATCCGTCGCGCATCCCCGAGCACCTCCGGGAGTACGACCTTCCGCGCTGGGCGTTCAACCGCCGGATCATCGACGCGACGCACGAACACGCCGCCGTCTACAAGCCCAACGCCGCCTTCTACGAGGACCCCGACGGCTGGCGGGCACTCGAGGAGACGATCGCGTACGCGCACGGAAAGGGCGTTCCCGTCCTGCTCGACGCCAAGCGGGCGGACATCGGGAACACCACCCGCCAGTACGCACGGGCGCTCGAACGGGTCGACGCGATCACCGTCAATCCGTACATGGGCCGGGACTCCCTCCAGCCCTTCCTGGCGGACGAGGAGTCGGGCGTGTTCGTCCTCTGTCGGACCTCGAATCCCGGCGGCGCCGATCTGCAGGGCCTCGAACTCTCGAGCGGCGAGCGGGTCTACGAACGGGTGGCCGCGCTCGCGGATCTCTGGAACGAAAACGACAACGTCGGACTCGTCGTCGGCGCGACCCAACCCGAGGAACTGGAGGCGTTGCGCGAGCAGGTGCCCGACCTTCCCTTCCTCGTCCCCGGCGTCGGCGCGCAGGGCGGCGACGCCGAAGCCGCGATCGAGTACGGCCTCGCCGACGGCGTCGGACTGGTCAACTCCTCGCGCGGGATCATCTTCGCGGGCGAGAATAGCGAGGCGAAAGGCGCCTCGGGCAGTCGAGCGGGGGGGCCGCGAGACCAGGGCGAAGAGTTCGCGAAAGCGAGCGGGCAGGCGGCCAAACGCCTGAAAGCACGGTTGAACCGGTATCGCGACTAG
- a CDS encoding VOC family protein — protein sequence MTGLSGHHVGLTVTDLDETLAFYRDVLGLEVVAAFGVDGDAFADAVSVDGASARFAHLDADGIRLELVEYDPEAEAAGSPELNRPGTAHVGLAVDDLDAFYEALPDDVPTISEPRTTATGTTILFLRDPEDNLVEILDA from the coding sequence ATGACTGGGCTCAGCGGCCACCATGTCGGACTCACCGTCACCGACCTCGACGAGACCCTCGCGTTCTACCGGGACGTCCTCGGACTCGAGGTCGTCGCCGCGTTCGGCGTCGACGGCGACGCGTTCGCCGACGCCGTCAGCGTCGACGGCGCCAGCGCGCGGTTCGCTCACCTCGACGCCGATGGAATCAGGCTGGAACTCGTCGAATACGACCCCGAAGCCGAGGCTGCGGGGAGTCCCGAACTCAACCGACCAGGGACGGCACACGTCGGCCTCGCCGTCGACGATCTCGACGCGTTCTACGAGGCCCTCCCCGACGACGTTCCGACGATCAGCGAGCCGCGAACGACCGCGACCGGCACCACCATCCTCTTTCTGCGAGACCCCGAGGACAACCTCGTCGAGATTCTCGACGCCTAA
- a CDS encoding phosphatase PAP2 family protein gives MDRDLGFTRAVRDALPEWTVPVFDAVALLGDEFVLAFVLVAIAAIDAYRSVKRGDERPISNEIGFVLAVVLGGLALTLVLKTSFGFSRPPESLQAIPRDGHGFPSGHTMAATVCWGALALWGTAFGRRERLLGASLAIGLVAASRLVLGVHYVVDVLAAIGFGAGYLLVVGRGLDGDPDAAFAIAAVLGILAAIITGGTAEGILATVGCVGGAACWWALNRPAARKLWVTVVN, from the coding sequence ATGGACAGAGACCTCGGATTCACCCGCGCGGTACGAGACGCGCTTCCGGAATGGACCGTCCCGGTCTTCGACGCGGTGGCGCTCCTCGGAGACGAGTTCGTCCTCGCGTTCGTCTTGGTCGCGATCGCTGCGATCGACGCGTACCGATCCGTAAAGCGGGGCGACGAGCGCCCGATCTCGAACGAGATCGGATTCGTTCTGGCCGTCGTCCTCGGCGGTCTGGCGCTCACGCTCGTCCTGAAGACGTCGTTCGGGTTCTCGCGACCGCCCGAGTCGTTGCAGGCGATTCCGCGCGACGGCCACGGCTTCCCGAGCGGCCACACGATGGCCGCGACGGTTTGCTGGGGCGCCTTGGCGCTGTGGGGGACCGCATTCGGCCGGCGAGAGCGGCTCCTGGGCGCGTCGCTCGCGATCGGACTCGTCGCCGCGTCGCGGCTCGTACTCGGCGTCCACTACGTCGTCGACGTCCTCGCGGCGATCGGCTTCGGCGCGGGCTACCTGCTCGTCGTCGGACGGGGACTCGACGGCGATCCCGACGCGGCGTTTGCGATCGCCGCCGTCCTGGGAATCCTCGCGGCGATCATCACCGGCGGAACCGCGGAGGGGATCCTGGCGACGGTCGGCTGCGTCGGCGGGGCGGCGTGTTGGTGGGCCCTCAACCGTCCCGCGGCCCGAAAACTGTGGGTGACGGTCGTTAACTGA
- a CDS encoding haloacid dehalogenase type II: MGFDPDAVETIAFDSYGTLVDVSAVADPLSAHVDGYDPELVAALWRERSLAYAMVGNAIGEYDAFYEMNRRALRFVLETIGADVEEDEREEILSTYHDLPVFDDVRDGLERLSEHGYDCYVVSNGNEEMLESMVENADLGDLLAGTISADEIEQFKPQSALYRHAADEIGMPIERIAFVAAGWWDVPGAIDAGMQGVWIDRQDALWGPYELEPDLTIERVGELADELEGS, encoded by the coding sequence ATGGGCTTCGATCCCGACGCGGTCGAGACGATCGCGTTCGACTCCTACGGAACGCTCGTGGACGTCTCCGCCGTCGCCGACCCCCTCTCGGCGCACGTCGACGGGTACGATCCCGAACTCGTCGCGGCGCTCTGGCGAGAGCGATCGCTCGCGTACGCGATGGTCGGCAACGCGATCGGCGAGTACGACGCGTTCTACGAGATGAATCGCCGCGCGCTGCGATTCGTCCTCGAGACGATCGGCGCCGACGTCGAGGAGGACGAGCGGGAGGAGATCCTCTCGACGTACCACGACCTGCCGGTCTTCGACGACGTTCGCGACGGCCTCGAGCGCCTCAGCGAGCACGGCTACGACTGCTACGTCGTCTCGAACGGCAACGAAGAGATGCTCGAGTCGATGGTCGAGAACGCCGACCTCGGCGACCTGCTCGCGGGGACGATCAGCGCCGACGAGATCGAGCAGTTCAAACCCCAGTCCGCGCTCTACCGCCACGCCGCCGACGAGATCGGCATGCCGATCGAGCGGATCGCCTTCGTCGCCGCGGGTTGGTGGGACGTGCCGGGCGCGATCGACGCCGGCATGCAGGGCGTCTGGATCGATCGGCAGGACGCGCTCTGGGGCCCCTACGAGCTCGAGCCGGATCTGACGATCGAGCGCGTCGGCGAGCTGGCGGACGAACTCGAGGGGAGCTGA
- a CDS encoding methylglyoxal synthase, giving the protein MTRVALIAHDERKPELIEFARTHEEQLREYELIATGTTGGRLMDATDLEIERKESGPHGGDLQIGAEVAEDRLDGIVFLRDPLRAQPHEPDISALLRICDVHDTALATNLASAEFLIEGLAD; this is encoded by the coding sequence ATGACGCGCGTTGCGCTCATCGCCCACGACGAGCGGAAACCGGAATTGATCGAGTTCGCACGGACCCACGAGGAGCAGTTGCGCGAGTACGAGTTGATCGCGACCGGGACGACCGGTGGGCGCCTGATGGACGCCACCGATCTCGAGATCGAACGCAAGGAGTCGGGACCCCACGGCGGCGACCTCCAGATCGGCGCGGAAGTCGCGGAAGACAGACTCGACGGGATCGTCTTCCTGCGCGATCCGCTGCGGGCCCAGCCCCACGAGCCCGACATTTCGGCGCTGCTGCGGATCTGCGACGTCCACGACACGGCGCTGGCGACGAACCTCGCGTCGGCGGAGTTTCTGATCGAGGGCCTCGCCGACTGA
- a CDS encoding HAD family hydrolase, with product MPQAVVFDLDYTLAVPARDRATLLSEAVAAVGAPALTRAEYLDAHRRHLTGESREPIFAELLADRDADADPAALATAYREAIAAALEPLPGVEGMLADLRESYRVGLLTNGPVRAQRDKLSTLGWEDAFDATLVTGELAAGKPDPRAFRAIAAELGVASEDAVYVGDEVDADVSGATNAGMDAIQVLLEDGPDPDPRAIAHVDQSDVATAVPRLVGAIDGRDEGTAE from the coding sequence ATGCCACAGGCGGTCGTCTTCGATCTCGATTACACGCTTGCGGTCCCGGCCCGGGACCGGGCGACCCTCCTCTCCGAAGCCGTCGCCGCCGTCGGTGCGCCCGCGCTCACCCGGGCGGAGTATCTCGACGCCCACCGCCGCCACCTCACCGGAGAGAGCCGCGAACCGATCTTCGCGGAACTGCTGGCCGACCGCGATGCCGACGCCGACCCGGCTGCGCTCGCGACCGCGTATCGGGAGGCGATCGCGGCGGCGCTCGAACCGCTGCCGGGCGTCGAGGGAATGCTCGCGGACCTCCGCGAATCGTACCGCGTCGGCCTGCTGACCAACGGCCCCGTTCGCGCCCAGCGGGACAAACTGTCGACGCTCGGCTGGGAGGACGCCTTCGACGCCACCCTCGTCACCGGCGAACTCGCGGCCGGCAAGCCGGATCCGCGAGCGTTCCGGGCGATCGCCGCCGAGCTGGGCGTCGCCTCCGAGGACGCGGTCTACGTCGGCGACGAGGTCGACGCCGACGTTTCCGGCGCGACGAACGCCGGCATGGACGCGATCCAGGTGCTGCTCGAGGACGGCCCCGACCCCGATCCGCGAGCGATCGCCCACGTCGACCAATCCGACGTGGCGACGGCGGTGCCGCGGCTCGTCGGGGCGATCGACGGGAGGGACGAGGGAACCGCGGAGTGA